Proteins found in one Cyprinus carpio isolate SPL01 chromosome B10, ASM1834038v1, whole genome shotgun sequence genomic segment:
- the LOC109098032 gene encoding GTP-binding protein Di-Ras2: MPEQSNDYRVVVFGAGGVGKSSLVLRFVKGTFRESYIPTIEDTYRQVISCDKSICTLQITDTTGSHQFPAMQRLSITKGHAFILVYSTTSKQSLEELKPIFEQICLLKGDIESIPIMLVGNKNDEVSAREVESSDGEAMARRWKCAFMETSAKTNHNVKELFQELLNLEKRRTVSLQIDGKKSKQQKRAEKLKGKCVVM, from the coding sequence ATGCCAGAACAAAGCAATGATTACCGGGTGGTTGTATTTGGAGCTGGTGGAGTGGGCAAAAGCTCCTTGGTCTTGCGCTTCGTGAAGGGAACGTTTCGAGAGAGCTACATCCCCACCATCGAGGACACCTACAGGCAGGTGATCAGCTGCGACAAGAGCATCTGCACGCTGCAGATCACAGACACCACGGGCAGTCACCAGTTTCCCGCCATGCAGCGGCTTTCCATCACCAAAGGCCACGCCTTCATCTTAGTGTACTCCACCACCAGCAAACAGTCTCTGGAGGAGCTCAAGCCCATCTTTGAGCAGATCTGCCTGCTTAAGGGGGACATTGAGAGCATCCCAATCATGCTAGTGGGCAACAAGAATGACGAGGTGAGCGCTCGTGAAGTGGAGAGCAGTGACGGAGAGGCCATGGCCAGGAGGTGGAAGTGTGCCTTCATGGAGACGTCCGCTAAGACAAATCACAACGTTAAGGAGCTGTTTCAAGAGCTGCTTAATTTGGAGAAACGCAGGACTGTAAGCCTTCAGATCGACGGCAAGAAGAGCAAGCAGCAAAAACGAGCCGAGAAGCTTAAAGGCAAATGTGTGGTCATGtga